One genomic region from Deltaproteobacteria bacterium encodes:
- a CDS encoding 3-dehydroquinate dehydratase yields MSRTWNILVANGPNLRHVGIRDPGTYGVQSMDRLPEIIADLLGIHAESVGLFFFQSNSEGALIDRFELAREQRVDGLVLNAGALTHTSLALADCLAWISIPCVEVHISNVLARENPLRQQSLIGRHCLGVMAGFGLRGYGLAVLALVEHLRSVSKDNQPSGA; encoded by the coding sequence GTGAGTCGAACCTGGAATATTCTTGTAGCCAACGGCCCCAATCTCCGCCATGTCGGGATACGGGACCCTGGAACATATGGTGTTCAGTCCATGGACCGGCTGCCGGAAATCATCGCCGATCTCCTCGGAATACATGCCGAATCCGTGGGCCTCTTTTTTTTTCAATCCAATTCCGAAGGAGCGCTCATAGACCGTTTTGAATTGGCCCGGGAACAAAGGGTTGACGGGCTGGTTCTCAATGCCGGTGCTTTGACCCACACCAGTTTGGCTTTGGCTGACTGCCTGGCATGGATCAGCATCCCCTGCGTCGAGGTCCACATCAGCAATGTTTTAGCCAGGGAGAACCCTCTTCGCCAACAGAGCCTCATTGGCAGACATTGTCTGGGCGTGATGGCAGGGTTCGGGCTGAGGGGATACGGGTTAGCGGTTTTGGCTCTGGTCGAACATTTGCGGTCTGTTTCAAAAGACAATCAACCATCAGGAGCATGA
- the efp gene encoding elongation factor P: MISTTDFKKGLKIEIDGEPCMIVDFQHFKPGKGGAFMKTKWKNLLTGAVVERNFRSGVKFNRPDMETRTLQYLYHDGTGYVFMDLTTYEQLTVDEDLLDQQGPFLKESQEYKVLIYQGRPLDLELPVAEILEVTETDPGMKGDTVSNTTKPAILETGLVVNVPLFINIGDRLKIDTRSREYLGRE; the protein is encoded by the coding sequence GTGATATCGACGACGGATTTCAAGAAAGGCTTGAAAATCGAGATCGACGGCGAACCCTGCATGATCGTCGATTTTCAGCATTTCAAACCCGGGAAGGGCGGAGCCTTCATGAAGACCAAATGGAAGAACCTCCTCACCGGGGCCGTGGTGGAGAGGAACTTTCGTTCCGGGGTCAAATTCAACCGGCCGGACATGGAGACCCGAACTCTTCAATATCTCTACCACGATGGGACCGGGTACGTGTTTATGGATCTGACCACCTACGAGCAGTTGACGGTCGACGAGGATCTGCTTGACCAGCAGGGACCCTTTCTGAAAGAAAGCCAAGAGTACAAGGTTCTCATCTATCAGGGCCGTCCGTTGGATCTCGAGCTTCCCGTGGCCGAGATTCTCGAGGTCACCGAAACCGATCCGGGCATGAAGGGAGACACGGTTAGCAACACCACCAAACCGGCCATCCTGGAAACGGGTTTGGTGGTCAACGTTCCGCTGTTCATCAATATTGGGGACAGGCTCAAGATCGATACCCGATCCCGGGAGTATTTGGGCAGAGAGTGA
- a CDS encoding DNA translocase FtsK, whose translation MASSDFRQIRSSRYRSPFMTTIDGNKLGREITAVVLFFLAAFMSLSLFSYSVQDPTFGTAYHGGGIRNLAGPMGSYASGFLVELFGMAAWIWPVLTLYVGLCLMFSLFRFAWWRWLGIAMLVAVTLSLLEREILVGKSVLEMSGGGYLGRSMHSWLVGMFGIEGSMLVEGLFLVLGCQLALGLSWSGLGSTMRRCLGGLWAWLFRLWGNIFFRSDGVESEITIEDRKQTENPSQKQVDSPANRHRPIQAKTSPIPVQIDMEADRPGVELLVPVPASQPQPEPTVLDSLAKKLSECLVNFGIQGEVQHILPGPVVTMFEFKPAPGIKISRIAGLNNDLALALMSRSVRIVAPLPGRDTVGVEIPNEKRQTVYLREILGSEQFTKSRWVIPLALGKDIQGKPVVADLARMPHMLVAGATGAGKSVCLNTLILSLLYTFGPEEAKFLLIDPKRIELAVYSDLPHLVHPVVTDMNLAKNALDWVVHEMEGRYSAMAEAGVRNIADYNRRVREAMANLDEEEQSENLPRPLPYLVLIIDELADLMLTAAKDVEVSIVRLAQLARAAGIHLILATQRPSVDVVTGLIKANFPARIAFQVSSKHDSRTILDAVGAEYLLGQGDMLFKRSGGDVTRVHGSFVSDGEIEAVVGFWKAKGKPDYAVNFEDWSSGRESDLGGEGGNGNDVPDDPVYNQAVEFVMDQGKASISLIQRRFRIG comes from the coding sequence ATGGCCTCTTCCGATTTTCGACAGATTCGATCCAGCCGATACCGGAGCCCGTTCATGACCACCATAGATGGCAACAAGCTCGGCCGGGAGATTACAGCCGTCGTGCTTTTCTTTCTGGCCGCATTCATGAGTCTAAGCCTTTTTTCCTATTCCGTCCAGGACCCGACTTTCGGGACCGCCTATCATGGTGGCGGAATCCGAAATCTGGCCGGACCCATGGGGAGCTACGCGTCGGGGTTTCTGGTCGAACTGTTCGGGATGGCAGCTTGGATCTGGCCTGTTCTCACTCTGTATGTCGGACTGTGCCTGATGTTTTCGTTGTTCCGTTTCGCTTGGTGGCGTTGGCTTGGAATCGCCATGCTTGTTGCCGTCACCCTCAGCCTACTAGAGAGAGAGATTCTTGTCGGTAAATCCGTTTTGGAGATGAGCGGAGGAGGATATCTGGGCCGGTCGATGCATTCCTGGCTGGTCGGGATGTTCGGAATTGAAGGAAGCATGTTGGTCGAGGGGTTGTTCCTCGTCCTTGGGTGCCAGCTTGCTCTGGGTCTTTCCTGGTCCGGGCTCGGCTCGACGATGCGTCGATGTCTCGGGGGGCTTTGGGCATGGCTTTTTCGATTGTGGGGGAATATTTTTTTTCGGTCCGATGGCGTAGAATCTGAAATCACAATTGAAGACCGGAAGCAGACTGAAAATCCTTCCCAAAAACAGGTGGATTCACCGGCCAATCGTCACCGACCGATTCAAGCCAAGACGTCTCCTATTCCTGTCCAAATCGATATGGAAGCCGACAGGCCCGGAGTCGAGTTACTCGTGCCAGTGCCGGCCTCCCAGCCACAGCCAGAGCCGACCGTTCTCGATTCCCTGGCCAAAAAATTAAGCGAATGTTTGGTCAATTTCGGAATTCAAGGTGAAGTCCAGCACATTTTGCCCGGACCCGTGGTCACCATGTTCGAGTTTAAGCCGGCTCCGGGTATCAAGATTAGCAGAATCGCAGGCCTGAACAACGATTTGGCCCTGGCCCTCATGTCCAGGTCAGTCCGCATTGTGGCGCCACTGCCGGGAAGGGACACGGTCGGAGTGGAGATTCCCAACGAGAAACGTCAGACCGTCTATCTTCGAGAAATTCTAGGCAGTGAACAGTTCACCAAATCCCGGTGGGTTATTCCTCTGGCCTTGGGCAAGGATATCCAGGGAAAGCCGGTCGTGGCCGATTTGGCCAGAATGCCTCACATGCTGGTGGCCGGGGCCACTGGGGCAGGAAAATCCGTTTGCCTGAACACCCTGATTCTGAGCCTTCTCTACACTTTCGGCCCGGAAGAAGCCAAATTTCTGCTCATTGATCCCAAGCGGATCGAGTTGGCCGTGTATTCGGATTTGCCCCATCTGGTGCATCCGGTGGTCACGGACATGAACTTGGCCAAGAATGCCCTGGACTGGGTGGTCCATGAGATGGAGGGGCGTTACAGTGCCATGGCCGAGGCAGGAGTTCGCAATATCGCCGACTACAATCGAAGAGTCCGCGAAGCAATGGCCAATTTGGACGAAGAAGAGCAGAGTGAAAATTTGCCCAGGCCTCTTCCTTATCTTGTGCTAATTATCGATGAATTGGCCGACCTGATGCTCACGGCAGCCAAGGACGTGGAGGTCAGCATCGTCCGGTTGGCCCAATTGGCCAGGGCGGCCGGCATTCATCTCATCTTGGCCACCCAAAGACCGTCCGTTGACGTGGTTACGGGCCTGATCAAGGCCAATTTTCCAGCCAGGATCGCCTTCCAGGTCAGTTCCAAACACGATTCACGGACCATTCTCGACGCTGTGGGTGCCGAATATCTGCTTGGCCAGGGTGACATGCTCTTCAAGCGGAGCGGAGGAGACGTGACCCGGGTCCATGGCTCCTTTGTCAGTGACGGAGAGATCGAGGCGGTGGT
- a CDS encoding YihA family ribosome biogenesis GTP-binding protein, which produces MPDIIHKSQERDAPAPLTIHRFELILTAYTAEQLVPPPLPQIALAGRSNVGKSSLLNRLGGSKGLAKTSSTPGKTRSVNFFLVHTDRFCLVDLPGYGYARCSKEERAQWARLVDRYMKSNALLKAVVALIDSRLPPQTLDLELRGYVLDIGIHYIPVLTKADKCKQRHLAEISRQWQQLCGLDAPPLAVSAKNGRGCARLMDILATAVES; this is translated from the coding sequence ATGCCCGATATCATCCATAAAAGTCAAGAAAGGGACGCCCCTGCTCCCCTCACCATCCATCGTTTTGAGCTGATCCTGACGGCCTATACTGCCGAACAGCTTGTGCCCCCTCCCCTGCCCCAGATTGCCCTTGCCGGACGGTCCAACGTGGGCAAGTCCTCTCTGCTGAACCGGTTGGGCGGTTCCAAGGGTCTAGCCAAAACGAGTTCAACCCCCGGCAAGACAAGAAGCGTCAATTTTTTTCTGGTTCATACCGACCGTTTTTGCTTGGTCGATCTTCCAGGATATGGCTACGCCCGCTGTTCCAAGGAGGAACGGGCCCAGTGGGCCCGTCTGGTGGATCGATACATGAAGAGCAATGCGCTGCTCAAAGCCGTGGTGGCCCTCATCGACTCCCGGCTTCCTCCCCAGACCTTGGACTTGGAGCTCAGGGGCTATGTTTTGGATATTGGGATTCACTATATCCCGGTCTTGACCAAGGCCGACAAATGCAAGCAACGGCATCTGGCCGAAATCTCCAGGCAATGGCAACAGCTTTGCGGCCTGGATGCTCCTCCCCTGGCCGTTTCGGCCAAAAATGGACGTGGTTGCGCCCGGCTCATGGACATTCTGGCCACAGCGGTCGAATCCTGA
- a CDS encoding L-serine ammonia-lyase — MNFIDTSVFELFKTGPGPSSSHTIGPMSAAADFLSCLRVLDKDILDAARTVEIDLYGSLSATGKGHGTDRAVLAGLLDQEPQSCSAVFLESMNRDQGVEFRIEVPGHKLRTGWNHVHFQGMNTAFPFSNTLVFRLTGPEGDLWEKEYYSVGGGFVQWKGWMPPEKNPPAHPYSTMTELRNIVRRKRIDLHTAILENEKAITGRTEVEIRDGLDAVVDSMEESVQNGLASGGVLPGPIGLHRKARVLHRRALKLQDTPEGFLVALSAYAFATAEENAAGHRIVTAPTAGSCGVMPALVHMLVHHDRISRRELQRGLLAAAAVGFVAKHNASISGAEVGCQGEIGVAAAMAAAMVAHARGHRIRIVENAAEIALEHHLGLTCDPVFGQVQIPCIERNAMGALKAYTAYLIASAEVSKHHKVDLDQTIRAMAETGRDMSAKYKETSTGGLALSVVQC; from the coding sequence ATGAACTTCATCGATACGTCCGTTTTTGAACTCTTTAAGACGGGACCCGGCCCGTCGAGTTCCCACACCATCGGACCCATGAGCGCAGCCGCGGATTTTCTTTCCTGTCTGCGGGTCCTCGACAAGGACATTCTTGATGCTGCAAGGACCGTCGAGATCGATCTCTATGGAAGTCTCAGCGCCACAGGCAAGGGCCACGGCACTGATCGCGCCGTCCTGGCCGGCTTGCTTGACCAGGAGCCCCAGAGCTGTTCGGCCGTTTTTTTGGAATCCATGAATCGGGATCAAGGGGTAGAGTTCCGGATCGAGGTGCCTGGGCACAAACTGAGGACTGGATGGAACCATGTTCATTTCCAAGGCATGAACACGGCCTTCCCTTTCAGTAACACCCTGGTCTTTCGACTGACCGGTCCGGAAGGAGATCTTTGGGAGAAGGAGTATTATTCCGTGGGAGGGGGGTTCGTGCAATGGAAGGGGTGGATGCCACCGGAAAAGAATCCGCCGGCCCATCCTTACTCCACCATGACCGAACTTCGAAACATCGTTCGCCGAAAACGAATCGATCTGCACACGGCCATTCTGGAGAACGAGAAAGCCATCACCGGGCGGACCGAAGTGGAAATTCGAGATGGATTGGATGCCGTCGTCGACTCCATGGAGGAGTCGGTTCAAAACGGTCTTGCATCCGGAGGAGTGCTGCCCGGGCCGATCGGCCTGCACCGCAAGGCTCGGGTCCTTCATCGGCGGGCCCTGAAGCTCCAAGATACACCTGAGGGCTTTCTGGTTGCCCTGAGCGCATACGCCTTCGCCACGGCCGAGGAGAACGCCGCCGGACACAGAATCGTGACCGCGCCCACGGCCGGGTCATGCGGGGTCATGCCCGCTTTGGTCCATATGCTCGTTCACCACGACCGGATTTCCCGCCGGGAACTTCAGCGTGGACTGCTGGCGGCTGCGGCCGTGGGTTTCGTCGCCAAGCACAACGCTAGCATTTCCGGAGCCGAAGTGGGATGCCAGGGAGAAATCGGGGTCGCCGCCGCCATGGCCGCCGCCATGGTCGCCCACGCCCGGGGGCACAGGATCAGAATCGTGGAAAATGCGGCCGAAATCGCCCTAGAGCATCACCTCGGTCTGACCTGTGATCCGGTCTTCGGCCAAGTCCAGATTCCGTGCATCGAGCGGAACGCCATGGGCGCCCTCAAGGCCTACACGGCCTACCTCATCGCCTCGGCCGAGGTTTCGAAGCATCACAAGGTCGACCTCGACCAGACCATCCGGGCTATGGCTGAAACGGGCCGCGACATGTCGGCCAAGTACAAGGAGACCTCAACGGGAGGGCTGGCCCTGAGCGTTGTCCAGTGTTGA